The genomic interval TTCGTCTTTGGCTTCGCGGACCTGCTTTGCCAGCGTTTCGGCTCGTTTCTCGGCAGGTTCCCGAGCTTCGATCGTTTTGAAGGCTTGAACAACTTGTTCCCGGATTTCCGTGAATTCCGGGATGCGTCCTTCGGAATCTTCGACTTTCCAGTAGACATATCGATTCCCGGTTTCGTTCCACTCGCGGGAAACCAACGGGCCAGGCAGACCGGGGAAACTTTGCGTGCGTTTCGTCGAATCAACCCCTTGATGTGGCATATACAACGTCGTTGGCGGGTCGCGGAAGATGCGTGCAATCACGACCGGACCTTCACGCCGAGTGATGCGAAGCTCTTTGTCGATGCCCTCGACGAACGAATCCACCTCTTCGACTTTGGGTTCAATCGCAAGCGAGAGGTTCTCGTATTGCGATTGCAACTGCCATGGCTGCAACAAAGGGGTTTCTTGATAGGTCAGTTGGTTCTTTTTCGCGAAGTCGCGAAGTTTAGTGGCGATGCCGTCGTGATCCGGTTCTTTGCCGGCGTCGATGGCCCGCGTGTACTCCTCTTGCAGGTCTTCCATGAAGTCGTCCGCCGCTTCCATGGCGGCATCCATTTCCCGTCGAGCCGCGATTGCTGCCTTCCGCTCGTTGATATCCGTCAGCGTGGCGTCGATTTGATCACGAACTTCCGACAGCGGCAGGAACGGTGGAACTTCCGCCATCGCGGGACCACCCGGACTTCCCTTGCCGGCACCACGTTCAGCAACGGCTGGACCGTTGAACGGCGTGGCACTTTCGGCCTGCTTGCTGGCACTTCGCGGGTTTCGGTAATTCGCCCGGTTCTCTTGGTAATACTCTTCGATTTGTTCGTCAGTGACAGGGTCCGCTTTGCCAACGAACTCGTCGTATTTGGCTTCCAGATAGGCCAATTTCACACTTCGCAGCCGACCGAATTTTGGTTCGGGCGTCATCAATTCAACGGGCTCGACCCAACCAAGATCGTCATCGAAATAGCCTCGTCGGAATTGATTTTTGTACTGCTCGTACAGCGTCATCAACCGTTCGTCTGTCGGTGCATCTACCGATTTCGTGAACGCGGAGACCGGAACTTCAGCCACCGTCATTGTTTGCATGACGGCCATTCGTTTGTAGTAATCCCACAACTGAGCGGGGGTGATTTGTGGTTCCGGTTGAATCAAACTGGCGTACAATTTCGCCTTGATTTGGTATCGCAAAATGTCGAATAGGTCTTCATCGCTGATTTTGAGCTGTTTTCTCGCAGCGATAAAATCCTCGCGAATCTTCTTGCCAAAGTTGCGGGAAAGATACTCTGCGACCGCAGAATCCGAGATCCGAATGCCCACCTCGTCGGCTTCCTGAGCCATCACGAATTGGCGACCGACTTCGCGTCGTTCCTCGATGGGTGTCAAACCGTTGATCGGGCCGAACCCGAGGCTGCGAACCATTTGCTCCCATTGCTGAGCTGGAATTTGCTCACCGGGACGGCCATAAACCTCCTCGGCCATAATCATCATGAATTGATTGGCAATTCGGCGGTTTGCAATTCGTTCTTGGAGTTCGATCTCGTCGAGCGTCCCGACGGATGAAGACACCGCATACTGTTTGCCCAGCAGGGTCGGCAGGAAGAATGCAAACAACAAACCGACACCGGCCCCGACGGCCGCAAAAGTCGATCCCTTGCCTTGAGACGATCCGAACACCCAGAAAATCAACGCTCCCGCCGCCATTGCGAGGGCGAATGGCAAGTAGGTGAGCAGCGAACCGCCACCACCCTGGCCGTTCGGCAACGCATCGGCAATGATAAACGCGAACATGGCCAAGGCGGTGAGCCCTGCCATCATGATTTTGTTGGTTCGACTGCCACTGCGAAAGAAGCGGAAGGGTGAACTCATCCTGTGTTCCCTCTCGACGAACCGGACGAACCGGATTCCGTGGATAAAGTGAGATCGACAACGGGCAATCATCCACAGATCATGCGAATTGCGTGGACGAACCGCCCCATTCTCCAAAACGTGATTGTAGCTGCGTTTGCAGATGAAACAAGGGACACGCAGAGCCTAGAAACGGCTAGCCCGATGTGAGGAATTTAACTGCTCGCACTGCGATAGCTTTTGAGTGCCCGATGAAACACCCAACGCGAGACAATCAAGCCAAAGATCGAAGCCCCGAACGCAAGTGCCGTCAGCCAGCTCGGCGTAATTGCTTTCGAGAGCAGCACACGAGCGGGAATGGTGACAACAAGCAAAATCGGAACCACATACGTGAACGAGGTTTGCAGCACATCGCCGGCTGTCCAGTTGGCGGTATTGGAGGGGGTGTCACCGTTCGGCCCGCTGCCGTAGATGCTGCGAGGATACCGGGCGAACACGGTCAGGTAGAACCAGAAATCGTACAGACTTTGGTTGCGTCCCAACCAAATGCTCGTGCTGGCGAGGATGATCATCAAGCTGTAAAAGAACGCGACACCGTTCGCAATTAGCAACACATACAACACGATTTCCGTCACACCGATCGGTTGCGGCAAGTCACCTTTTTGGTCCATCAGAATGATGGAATACACGAGCAGGGCAATCGCGAGACCAATCTGCCCGAGCATGGCGATGTTGATTTTCTCAAAACTGATCAGAAATTGCGTATCGATCGGTTTGAGGAGCGCGAAATCCAGATTGCCGGTGCGGATGAGTTCGCTGAAGTTCGCACAATTCGGCATGAAGAAGGTTTCAACGATCGCGTTGATCAGCATCCCCGTCGCCATGAAGGCGTAGTATTGCTCACGGGTCCAATCGTTGATCGTCGTGACTTGGCCATAGATGATTTCGAAGAGCGCCAATTGAGCCACGAACCAAAACGCCCGCGTGATCAGTGTGATCACAAAGTTCCCACGGAAGGACATCTCCCGCAGTAACGAATTCTTGAAGAACGTCCAATAGACGGAACCGTAGTGTGGATGCATGCGGGGATTATCGCGGGCGGGCTTGGGAGCGTCAAGAATGTGAGGGGTGAGGCGTGGAGCGTGAGGCGACGCAAGCGGAATTCCCTGCCAACTCCAAAAACATCTTACTCCTCACGCCTCATCCGCCAAAATCTCGGTGCTCCACGGCGTTCACGGACGAGTGAAAGATACGGTTCCAACCGTTCTAACTGTTCCTCGTCGTCGGCTCGTGGTTGGTTCGATTGTAGTCGCCGCAAACTGCGGTTGTAGTCTTCGATGGCAGTCGCTTGCTGTTCCGGATTCCAGCGGTGCCAGGGAATTTCCTCAGTATGAGCGGCGAACCAATCGTAAGCGGCATTCCGACTGCCGGTGGTTCGCCAACCGTGATACTGCGACCACAGACTCCCCGGAATGTACGCCAATCCGCCGTTTTGATACTGCCAGACGTGCCCGATTTCGTGAATCAACACGTACAGTCCGTTTTCGCTGAGATCCAAAGAATCGTCGACGAAATGGCCCCAGTCCGATTTCAAATGAACCGTATGCCGCACGCCCTTCGGTGCTCCGACGGAGATCAAACCGTCTCGCGTGACTCGAACTTTGGCGAGGTCTACGCTGTCATGGAAGATCTCGCGGGCGTATTCGGTTTCGAAGTCGGTCAGTTTGCGACGGGCGGTGATAAGACGATCACCAACCGCCGTGCCGCCGACCAATCCGACCGCCCCCGCCGTCACACTTCCCGCGATACCCGCCAGCATTCCCCCCGCGATCGTGGCTCCGGTTCCCAGACCGGCACCCGATGTGAGACCGAAGAACACCGAACGGCGTGTGGGGCTGGGCATTGATTTTGTAAGGGGTCAGGAGTGAGGTGTGAGGCGACGCAAACGGAAATCGTTCTCGGGGATTGTCATTCGAAAAACTTCGGGTTGGGTACCACTGACTTTACCAGTGAAAACCACCATTGGACATCAACTCGTGAAGCACTGGCAGACCCAGTGGCACCCGAACGTTCTGGTCTCACAAACCACGAGTTTGCTTGCTTCGTTTGATCTTCGTCCGAAGCCTCGCGGACGTCAAGAATCACAAGAGACTTAATGATCGGAAGGCTTAACAAAGCCGCCGGTCACCAACGACAGATCCGTGCGTGGGAAAGTTGTGAGGAGACGCAAGGCGAAATCGCCTCACGTCCCCTCGCCTTAATCCTCACGTTATCACACGAGACCTCATCACACCATCACCTACTCGCCTGCGAGTTGCTGGGCTTTCTTGGCCAACTCGACGAATTCGCTGCGGTAGCCGTTCACGTCGGCACCGGCGTTGTGGGCGGCTCGGTTGATGACGTGTTCGTAGTGAGCTTCCTTAGCGTACTCGGATTTTCGCAGCAACAACCCGAACTCTGCGACCGCGGCGGCGAACTGGAAATCTCCGCTGGCTTCGTCGAAGGTTTGGCCGTTATCGGTGAACGGTTCGCGGAACTCGGTGCTGGTGTCGCCTTCGGGTTCTTTGTACCGTAGCCGGACGGTCAACATTTCTTTGCTCGCATTCTCGTCTTCATCGGCAGCTGGCTTTGGAGCTTCCGCAACGGCCGGTTTCGCCGTCGCATATTTGGACGGATCGACGGGCTTCTTCGGCACATCCATTCCGGCGGGCACGATCTCGTAGAGAGCCGTCACGCTATGACCGGCACCGATTTCGCCCGCGTCTTTCTTGTCATCTTTGAAATCCTCGGCCTTGAGCATCCGATTTTCATAACCGATCAGCCGATACGCACCGACGACGTTCGGGTTGAAGTCGACTTGAATTTTTACGTCCTTGGCGATCGTCACCAGCGTGCCGCTCATCTGGTCGATGAAGACTTTCTTCGCTTCTTTTTCGGTGTCGATGTAACTGTAATTCCCGTTGCCCGCGTTGGTGAGTTCTTCCATCACGGCGTCTTTGTAATTGCCGACGCCGAAACCAGCGATGCTGAGGAAGATATCCGACTTAGCCTTCTTCTTGATCATCTCAACCAACTCGCTGCGGTTGGTCACGCCGACGTTGAAATCACCGTCGGTGCAGAGAATCACACGGTTCGTGCCACCCGGAATTTGATTTTGACTGGCTTGTTCGTAGGCGAGTTGAATCCCGGCCGCTCCGGCGGTGGAACCACCCGCTCGCAGACCATCAAGAGCCGCCAGAATCGTGGCTTTCTCGTCGCAGGCTGTCGACTGCAACACGACCCGCGTGCCGCTAGCATAGACCACGAGAGCGACATGGTCGTCGGCTCCGAGTTGTTCCACGAGTTTCGATAATGCCGACTTCAACAAAGGCAACTTGTTGCTGCTACGCATCGAACCGGACACATCAACGAGAAACACCAGGTTGCTCGGCGGACGTTGGTCGCGTTCGATTTCCCGACCTTTCAGACCGATGCGAACCAAACGGTGATCCGGTGCCCACGCACATCCCGCCGATTCCACATGCACCGCGAACGGAGCTTTGCCATCGGTTGGCGGTGTGTAATCGTAACTGAAATAATTGACCATCTCCTCGATCCGCACCGCTCCCGCCGGAGGAATGCGACCTTGGTTCAACATCCGACGAACGTTGCTGTAAGAGGCGGTATCGACATCAATTGAAAACGTCGAAAGCGGGTCGCGTTCGACAAGTTTGAATGGATTTTCGGTGATGGAGTCGTAGGCTTCCGTATTGTGTTGCACAAGTGGTTCAGCGGAATCCGCTGGGGGTACCCGACCGAATCCATCAGCCTCGCCCCCGGGTAACGGTTGCACCGCAATTCCACGAGCGAGCCCCAAACTTTCGTTCGACTGCATGCGCCGCACGCTTTTCGACCGGGCAACCGATGCGCTCGGCTGACCGGGTTCACGGAATGGGTGTGCGAGATCGGAGACAGGATGATTGGTCGCAGCCGGTGCTTCCGCGCCTTCCATTGCCGCTTCCATCGGGGCCTCTTCATACTCGGCCATCGGCATCTCTCTGTCGGCGGGGGCGGAAACCGTTTCGGCGCTGCCCGCCTCTTCGTCTGCGGTCGCTTGTTGTTTCAACGCCTGAGCGTCGCCGGATTCGTTTTGGCCGCAACCGGTGATCATCGCGCAGCAGGCCAAAAGCATGGCCACGTGAGTCATCGATGTCTTGAGAAGTGACATCTTCATCGCAAACCCTCCTCGAATGTGGGTCATCAAAGACCGCCGGGACGGAGGGCGATGGCGGCGGCCAATTGGGATCGAAAGCCCGTCGGATTACAAACCAGAATGGACGCCCTCACCCACTGTGATGCGCCCACTCAATCGAAAATTCCCGATACTTCCCGAAAGTTTGAGATTCCTCTGAGCTTATTTCGAACGTCGTCCTTGAATGACCTTCAACTCGCCGTCAGCGTCGTAGTATTTGGCTTCAATCGTTTGGAAGGTTTTCAGGTCAATCAGCGTCCACATATTCGGGTAGGTCACGTTCGAGTTGGAGGACAACAATCGCCATTCGAGTTCCGCGACCTGCTCGTCTTTCGTAAGCACTTCGATCTGAAAATTTGCGAAAATCTCGTCGGGGGTGGCGTAGACCGGAATCGGTGATGCGGGAAACGGAAGTGGAATCACGTCCGGTGTGGCCGAAATCGTTTCGGCGGACGCGAGAACAATTTGTCCCTGTTGGAATAATCTGGGCCCGAAGCGAGGGTCGTAGCGTGGCTTCCGAATTGCATTCGGTTCGTCATCTTGGAATGAAGCAAAGAACGACATCTGTTTTCGCTGATGTTCAGCCCAGCTTTCCAGAATGTCTCGCACTCGTGGATCGACCGCTGGTTTCTTCGGGATCGGTTTGGCGTTCGCAGCCGCCACACGGAGCAAACGGGGTTCGTTCTCGGCGACCATCACCGGACGGGAATCGCTCACGCCCGGCGTGAGTGGACTGGCATCGCTGCGCCAGCGGCAGACGACGTTCATCGACTGTTTTTTCGGTTGGCCAGCCAAATCGAAGAACTCCACACCGACCGGCAGCGGATTGTCGGCGAGAAAGACCACTTCCACCCGACCGTAAAACAGACTTTCCACCGAATCGGTCGGTTCCGCAGATAGGCGAACGGCGTCGTCATCAGCCGAAACGCAACTCCACTGGAAGCGTTCGGTCAATTGATTGGCATCGACCGGCCCGCTGAACGTCAGGACGGCGTCGATTTCATGAGCGGAATGTTCCGGTCCGCCGACTCGCAATAGATGCTCGCGGTCCAACCGACCGGGCTCACGGGTCTCGGCGGCGGCTTGCTCCCACTTCGAGAGGATCGCTTGAACGGTCGAGGTGTCGTCCGCGAAGACCAATCCCGTCGGTATCAGGAACACGGCGAGTAAGTTTGCGGAAATCCATTTTCGCATGAGAACACCTGGAGGCAAAGCCGAGGCAAACTTGGCAAGATAGGGCGTGATTCGTTTTCCCGGTCCGATCCCTGGACGGAAAATCGAGCGGCGGGAGTGTAGCGATGATCCCCAAATGCGCGAATGGCACTTTTTCTCTCAAGTTCTGGAATTCGGTTTTGAGTTTGCCGATGTTTCGCCGTCCAACTTGCAGAACACGTCCACAATCACGCCGTCGGTCAACATCGACGGAACCTCCGGAGCGATCATGAGCGAGCCAGCGTCAGCCCGCGAATTCGATCGTCTGGTGCAATCTCATTTGGAGGCCACGTTGCGAATGGCCATTCGACTCACCGGCAACCTTCACACTGCGGAGGATGTCGTGCAGGAATCACTTGTGAAGGCGGCGAGACATTGGCAATCGTTTCGGCGGGACGCTTCGTTTCGCACCTGGCTCTATCGGATTGTGATTAACACGCTTCACGACTTCCGCACCGCCGAGGGCCGACGCCAACCGGTTTCGCAACCCATGAACTCAACGCCGATCGACCACACGCGATCCGGCCCAGACCATCGCATCTTGCAAGAGGAACTCGCCGACATGGTGGCTCAACGGGTCTCTGCATTGCCGCCCCGACAACGCGAAGTCTTGGTGCTCACCGCTTATGAAGGCCTGTCAATCGCTGAAACCGCCGCCACGTTGGAGTTGTCTGAAGCGAACGTGCATTCCACGTTGCACATTGCTCGGAATCGACTACGTGAAGAATTAAGGCCGTATCTCCAAGAGAAAGCCTAACACCATGAACACCAATTCCTCCGAAGATTTTGAATCACGGCCTCCGACCGAACCCGATCCGTTGGATGATCTACTCGCCGAGGCTCGTTGGCCGGAACCAACGCCGCTGGTGGAAGAACGACTCCAACGCCGTTGGCAGGAACTTCGACCACGGGAAAGGCAGTTCGATCGTCGTTGGGTGATCGCGGCCGCTGCGGTAGTCTTGATCAGTGTGATGTGGTTGGCTCGGTCTCATTGGAACGCAGCCGATCCTATCCGGATGCCGATTGCCGTCCCCGATACACCATCGGTCCCGATGCCGATTCCAACGCCGCTACCGAAAACAACACCGGAAAGCGTGCAATCCGCGACGGTCCGACCGCCCCAGTTTTCGACCAGTCGCCCACCGCGTGCGATCGAAATGGCGGTTTTGAATCGGCCAGATCAAACCGAGAAGAAACCCCGTCCGAAACGACGGAAACGACCAAAACGACCAACGGACCTGTTGATCACAGCGGTGAATCAATTGGAACGCCACCCCGGAGCCGTTATTGCCGAGAAGCCGGAAACGACGGCGCGTCATCGCCGCCATCTTGAAACTCGTTTGCTGACCCTAATTCCCCGAAGTTCGCCCGCTCAACAACGCACGTTGTTCCGGTTGCTCAATACGGTGGTGTCGTCTCAATCGACATCGCTCTTGGTGGCCTGCCGGAATCGACCGGACCTGCATTCGATCGTCGAACCGATGCTCCTGCGGGTGGCTGATGCCAGTACGTTGTATCGGATGTCCCAAACGGAGTTCACGTCCGCACGGCAGCGGAATTCTTTGGAAAAGTTGCTAATCCACACCGACCCGCAGGCCGTGGAATTCTTTCTGCAAGCGGTGATGTCTCCGCAAACGCGACGAACAGCTTTGGAAGTCGCTGGGACAACTCGGAACCCTCCGACGGCGGCGTTGTTCCAGGCGTTGAACCATCGACAAACGGACGTCCGCACGATGGCTGCGTTGGTGCTCGGTCGTGTCCTCGACGACACCGTGACTCCCCGGTTGGTGCAGTGGATTCACCTCGATCCAAGCCGTCAGGAACTTTGGCTCGCCTTGCTGGAACGTCCCGATCCGCAGATCAAACCGTTCATCGCCCGAGCGTGTCGATCACGCAAAGTCTTTGCGACCGTCTCGTCTGCGGACCTCATGCGGCAAGCCTTTCAAATGCCGACAACTAAGCCCATTTCGATTTCGCCTCGTCAGTTCCGCCCAGTTCGCTCGAGTTAGATCGTTCGCCCGAGTTTGAAATTTCCTCCTAGTCAAAAGGATCACCCAT from Thalassoroseus pseudoceratinae carries:
- a CDS encoding ZIP family metal transporter, yielding MSSPFRFFRSGSRTNKIMMAGLTALAMFAFIIADALPNGQGGGGSLLTYLPFALAMAAGALIFWVFGSSQGKGSTFAAVGAGVGLLFAFFLPTLLGKQYAVSSSVGTLDEIELQERIANRRIANQFMMIMAEEVYGRPGEQIPAQQWEQMVRSLGFGPINGLTPIEERREVGRQFVMAQEADEVGIRISDSAVAEYLSRNFGKKIREDFIAARKQLKISDEDLFDILRYQIKAKLYASLIQPEPQITPAQLWDYYKRMAVMQTMTVAEVPVSAFTKSVDAPTDERLMTLYEQYKNQFRRGYFDDDLGWVEPVELMTPEPKFGRLRSVKLAYLEAKYDEFVGKADPVTDEQIEEYYQENRANYRNPRSASKQAESATPFNGPAVAERGAGKGSPGGPAMAEVPPFLPLSEVRDQIDATLTDINERKAAIAARREMDAAMEAADDFMEDLQEEYTRAIDAGKEPDHDGIATKLRDFAKKNQLTYQETPLLQPWQLQSQYENLSLAIEPKVEEVDSFVEGIDKELRITRREGPVVIARIFRDPPTTLYMPHQGVDSTKRTQSFPGLPGPLVSREWNETGNRYVYWKVEDSEGRIPEFTEIREQVVQAFKTIEAREPAEKRAETLAKQVREAKDEAMQDVLAEVKLGGEPIKVTATGSFAWMEPAPFNMRNPQGSPPQISQLDAVPKAGPAFMETVFQDLEAGEVGVARNADATAFYVAKIDSRDYTRPTEREALQQAFINFRADEPQERVRLQGMQQVASSEAGDLLATWLRGFDEQYGLEVLVPVEEEVE
- a CDS encoding ABC transporter permease translates to MHPHYGSVYWTFFKNSLLREMSFRGNFVITLITRAFWFVAQLALFEIIYGQVTTINDWTREQYYAFMATGMLINAIVETFFMPNCANFSELIRTGNLDFALLKPIDTQFLISFEKINIAMLGQIGLAIALLVYSIILMDQKGDLPQPIGVTEIVLYVLLIANGVAFFYSLMIILASTSIWLGRNQSLYDFWFYLTVFARYPRSIYGSGPNGDTPSNTANWTAGDVLQTSFTYVVPILLVVTIPARVLLSKAITPSWLTALAFGASIFGLIVSRWVFHRALKSYRSASS
- a CDS encoding vWA domain-containing protein translates to MKMSLLKTSMTHVAMLLACCAMITGCGQNESGDAQALKQQATADEEAGSAETVSAPADREMPMAEYEEAPMEAAMEGAEAPAATNHPVSDLAHPFREPGQPSASVARSKSVRRMQSNESLGLARGIAVQPLPGGEADGFGRVPPADSAEPLVQHNTEAYDSITENPFKLVERDPLSTFSIDVDTASYSNVRRMLNQGRIPPAGAVRIEEMVNYFSYDYTPPTDGKAPFAVHVESAGCAWAPDHRLVRIGLKGREIERDQRPPSNLVFLVDVSGSMRSSNKLPLLKSALSKLVEQLGADDHVALVVYASGTRVVLQSTACDEKATILAALDGLRAGGSTAGAAGIQLAYEQASQNQIPGGTNRVILCTDGDFNVGVTNRSELVEMIKKKAKSDIFLSIAGFGVGNYKDAVMEELTNAGNGNYSYIDTEKEAKKVFIDQMSGTLVTIAKDVKIQVDFNPNVVGAYRLIGYENRMLKAEDFKDDKKDAGEIGAGHSVTALYEIVPAGMDVPKKPVDPSKYATAKPAVAEAPKPAADEDENASKEMLTVRLRYKEPEGDTSTEFREPFTDNGQTFDEASGDFQFAAAVAEFGLLLRKSEYAKEAHYEHVINRAAHNAGADVNGYRSEFVELAKKAQQLAGE
- a CDS encoding RNA polymerase sigma factor, producing the protein MREWHFFSQVLEFGFEFADVSPSNLQNTSTITPSVNIDGTSGAIMSEPASAREFDRLVQSHLEATLRMAIRLTGNLHTAEDVVQESLVKAARHWQSFRRDASFRTWLYRIVINTLHDFRTAEGRRQPVSQPMNSTPIDHTRSGPDHRILQEELADMVAQRVSALPPRQREVLVLTAYEGLSIAETAATLELSEANVHSTLHIARNRLREELRPYLQEKA
- a CDS encoding HEAT repeat domain-containing protein — its product is MNTNSSEDFESRPPTEPDPLDDLLAEARWPEPTPLVEERLQRRWQELRPRERQFDRRWVIAAAAVVLISVMWLARSHWNAADPIRMPIAVPDTPSVPMPIPTPLPKTTPESVQSATVRPPQFSTSRPPRAIEMAVLNRPDQTEKKPRPKRRKRPKRPTDLLITAVNQLERHPGAVIAEKPETTARHRRHLETRLLTLIPRSSPAQQRTLFRLLNTVVSSQSTSLLVACRNRPDLHSIVEPMLLRVADASTLYRMSQTEFTSARQRNSLEKLLIHTDPQAVEFFLQAVMSPQTRRTALEVAGTTRNPPTAALFQALNHRQTDVRTMAALVLGRVLDDTVTPRLVQWIHLDPSRQELWLALLERPDPQIKPFIARACRSRKVFATVSSADLMRQAFQMPTTKPISISPRQFRPVRSS